GGCCTTCCTTTTGAGGCATCAAGAAGACTTTGGGAGCTGTTTCTTGAAGGGCTCAGGATTGTCTCCGAGTACGGCGTTCCTTTGGAGCTCAGAGTTCCCGTGGCGAGGGGGCTCGAACAGTGGCCTTGGGTAGAAAGGGCTCTAAGAGAAGTTGAGACTGACTTCTACGTCGTGCTAAACCCGCTCGTTGGCACACCCATGACGAGTCCCCGTGATAGGGAGTGGTGCTCTAAACACTGCTGGCCGGAGGGGGAGATTGGGTTCCTTAGGGAAAAACTGGAGGATGTGGGAGTTAGAGTCTACGTAAATCATTTTGTCTGATTCCCGTCGGCTTCCTTTTTATGGCCATCCTTTCATGTGAGAGTTATTCTATTATTTCTGCATTGGGTAAAAATTTGCAAAGTTTTACTTTAATAAAACGTAATTTGTATGCAATTTTATATTTTAAAGTCATGTTATTCCGAATCTTATAAATTATAATACTATTTTATATCGTATTATGCTAAAAATCATCGAAAGTAAAAAATCGAGTCAAAGTTTGAGAGATAAGGTGAAACAAAGCAGTTTTATGTTTATAAAACATTTAGATGCTCATCTAAGAATTTAATAAAACGCGTTTTAGATGTTTAAAACCATTACCAACTCTGATTTGACCGGTATACTAGCCAAACCTGATCCCTTAATCTTTCTTCAAAAAGTCGTAGATGGCTCTAGTGAATCGTATTCTTCTCAAGAGCACTGAAGAAGAGAACCATTTATTGCTTCCAAGCTTTGTTTCTTTTTCTAAAAACTCCAAAACTTCACCTAGGCTGTCTGTCTTCAAGAGAGGTGGAGAATTAAACATTGCCCTGACGCTTTCCCTAACAAACCATACGCCAACTGGTATCCTAAAGCCGGGATAAATCTCTCTAAGAAGTATCGCGGTAGCTTGCCGTTTTATTCTCTTCAGATATTCGAGAGTCGCAAGCATACTCGCATAATAACAGCCACCTATGCTCGGGTAGCTTGTCCTCCCATGGTAATCCTCATAATCGCCTTCGACAACAACCTTACCCACCCCCGGATTCCAAGTGGAACCGGGCCACCATGCCTCCATCCATTCATAACTCCATTTTGCTGGGTATAAAATGGCAATAAAGAGATTCTCGTGAACGCGATATCTAAACACAAGGATATCATTTAATGGATTGTATTCTTTTATCTCCCTGATGAGCTTTTTACAGAGCATGCTATCTACCGCAGTGATGCTCCACCTTGTGGGAACGAGTCTTCTCTGTTTTTTAATTCCAAGTGCTCCGGTGCTGAATATCTTTTGTATGTACGACACGGGCAATCCAGATTCATAGAGGCTAACAACGGCCTCAAATGCCGGTAAATCTGTATCATCATGGGCTTTCTCCACAGGCCTTGGAATTGAGGGGTTTCCAATGACCTTCATGTTTGCAAGGGGAGATCTTGGTCCTTGTGGGGGCTCTTGTTCACTGAACGTCATGAAAAGTCTTGGTGGTTTTTTAAGGGCAAGTTCAATATCAACGGGCTTGGAACTCATGGCCAAAAGTCTCAACTCCTCTATAAGCTTGTCTTCCGGCTTTTTGACGTTTGCTATTTTGATCCCTGTGATCAGGCTCCAGCGATATTCGAGAATATCCTCTACGTTCCTATTAATCCACATCTCAGGAAAATCAAAGATATTCGTATCCCCCACCAAGGGAGGTGTTGCCGGTCCTATTCTCACGTATGGATAACCAATTCTACCAACAAAGACCGATGGGGGTGTTGAACCTTCGATAACTTTTGAAGAAACAGAGCGCCTAATTCGTAAAGTGGCCCGAGCCCTCGCTACTACGGGGCAGTATGCAAGGCCGCACCATCCTCGCCCTCTGCACAATATACACAAACCAGGATCCGGCTTCATTCACTGACTACCGTACATATGTCACAACAAGGGATAATTAAAGGTTACGAGGATATGGAGCCGGGACCGGGATTTGAACCCGGGACCTGCGGATTACGAGTCCGCCGCCCTACCGAGCTAGGCTACCCCGGCACACCCAAGTGTGATGATAAAAGAGAAATTTATAAGCTTTTTCATACCAGTTCTCTGCCCGTGGTGGTCATGACCAGCTTTCCATGCTTTACCCCTTTCAGGCTAATTAGTCTCTCGGCTATTCTTTTTATTCTGCTGGCTTTTCCCTTAACGACTATAACCTCGAGGCAATTGTGCTTGTCCATGTGAACGTGAAGGCTGGAGATGATTTCATTTACATAATCATGCTGCATGTCAAGGAGTTCCTTCACCACATCGGCCTCATCATGATTGTAAACAATGGTTATAGTTCCGGCAACTTCCTTATCCCCCTCCTCCCACTCGTGTCTAACTATAAAATCCCTCACCAGATCCCTAATTGCTTCGCTTCTGTTAGCGTATCCCTTTTCCTCTATAATGGCATCAAACTTTTCCAGGAGATCTTCCGGCATCGAGACACCAAAACGGATTATTCTCACCACAATCACCAGTGCATTTTTATACCCCGGGTATTTAAATTTTGGCAAAAGAAAAGTAGATAAGCATTGAGGAGATAATAAAAAACATGGGAAAAAAGTTTGTTGTTGATACCAAAAAAATCCTCATTGGACTTTTCTTGGCGTATTTAATCCTCCTTTTCTGGAGCATGAGAGCTGTACAGCCTCCTCCACAACGGATCACCCAAAGAGACCAGGAGATATATGAGATTGCATCAAAGCTGGGGTTTCTTGATGATGGGAAGTTAAGCGAAGAGGAGAAAGACATAGCAAATAAAATATACCCTCTCTACAAATACAGAGGTACACTGCTTGATGAAGTGGAGACCGACAACTTACTTCTCCTCGCAAATTTAAGCGAAAGGGTCAGTAGAGTTCTTGAAAAAGTTCCATATCCTCTAAGAGATGATATGATTCGTTTTCTTTTTTCAGAAAGCCCCTATACCCTTGAAGAATTCTCTAGGAGGGTAGCGATATTTGAGGATCAGGTAAGCGAATTCCTTGAAACTTACAACCAGTTGCCACCAAGAATTAGAAACGGTATAGAAAACTCCCAAAACATCTACGCCGCCCGTACGTTGCAGAATTATATTGCCCTAATAAAGGCTCTCCACATGGCCCTTTATGAACTCCCTCCAGATGTGAAGAACGCTATAGACAACATGAATGGAATAATAGATAGATTCGAGCCTTATGAGATAGAGGAATTTCTTGAAAGCCTTGGCTCGATAGAGAGTTACCTAATTGCCAACCAAACCTTTAGGGAGTGGTTTATAGAGAACTCGGCAAGATTTGAAATCACCGAGGTAAATCTCAGTTGGGAGGCATTTTTGAAAGAGCAAAGAAGCGACACGATAGCCCCTAAGATATGGGGAACTGTAGAAAGCGAGGGCAAGAAGATTAAAGTCGCCTTTACAGTAAAGGACAACATGAATCCACCAAAAGAACTCATTGTTAAGGTGGAGGAGAGAGAATATCGGGTAGACATTAAAACCGCTTCTCTCACTTACAGCTCAATAATGGAGTTCCCGCTTGAGTGGGGGGAGTATAACATAACGATAAAAGGAAGCGATTACCATGGAAACTCCAATTCAATCCGGGTGGAGTTTTCCCATTACCCAGAAATTTTTGAGATAAAATTCGATGGAAGCGGCGAATGGTTTCAGAATGCCCACCCTTACAGAAGAGATGAGTTAGAATACATATGGCGGTCAGCTGCTACTTACAAACCCCTCCATGTATACAAGATCATTTATCCGGATTTGGGGTTTGACAGGTATGGCAAAATCAAGATGGGTGAAGCTATGAAATTCTTTTATGAAAGAGCTAAAGAAGACTTCTTCCGATTTTACAACAAACCTTTACCCTTTTACTCCATAACCCCCTTACACATAGCCTATTTTGTAAACAGCTATGTCCATTCCTACGATTTGCCCATAATAAAAACCCTGAGGTCAGGCATATGCGGTTACGATGGGGAAACCCAAGTTGTTCTCATGAACAACCTTTTCATGGACTTCAACCTTAAAGCGTGGGCACTTCAAATCCCAGCAAGCATTAGCGGATGGAAGCTCGATCACTCAGAGATAATAGTGATATGGGATGTGCCCCTTTTAGTAGGAAGCAACTATAGGGGCCTTTACGTCCTTGGAAAAGACCCCTACATATCAAATGAGAACCTTTTCTATCCCTATGATGGGGATTGGTTTAAGAGGTATTATGACGATACGGTAGAGATGATGGTTCTTGGGATACTTCCTTACAGGCCAGATGTTACTGCGGTGGAGGATTTTTACAAGCGCTTTAATGTATCTGTAACTCCAGCGTATCCCTACAAAAACCTCATGGAAGAGCTGATCACGGGATATGAGTTCTTTGCCTCCTACGTGACTTTCAACATAAGCGAGCAATACGTGCAGGGGTTGCTGGAGATGGTAAAGGAAGGGAACTTGAGCGTTTTAGATGAACTCAACAAGCTCGAAGCGGCAAGGGCCTTATGGTACAGACTGGATGGACACAACCTCTATTATGGTCCAAAATACACCCCCGACTATGTCACGGTAACAAAAGATGGAAAATTCTACTACGTTCATAAAAACCGCTCCAAGGCTTTTTCCACATCATAAGGGTGATCAAGAACTACCACCCCTTCCCTTCTTAACGCTTCGAGATGTTCAAGATCAATTTTGCGTGGATAGATTTTAAAGAGCTCCCCGCTAGGGGCTTTGGTTTCCACAACTGGCTTGGAATCTGTTGGGACTAGTATTAATGGCACTCTACTTTTCAAGGCTTGAGATGCACAGCATGAAAGCAAAGAGTCTGCTATGCCAAGTCGTATCTTTGCAACCGTGTTTGAAGTTGCGGGGGATATTACAAAGACGTCAAATTTACCCAGATTGAAGGCACCGCATGAAGGAAATGAGCGTCCCTGTCTGGATTCCTTAACGAGAGGGAAGCTTCCTATTCTTTCGAGAACTCCATACATTCTGGCTACCTCTTCTCCAGCCGAGGACAGGAATATTTTGATCTCATGCTTGTCCCTTAATTTTTCTAGTACCTCAACGCTTTCCAGAAGCAGATGTCCAGCACCACTGATTCCCCATGCAACTCTCAACTCTTCCACCACTTGGATGTTGGGAACAAAGTTTTAAGCATTTTTGCTAAACTTCCCCGGTGGGCAGAATGGAGATTCCAAACTATGGAAGGGTAACAGCACAAACTGTCATATTCGACCTAAATGGAACATTAGGCCTTGAAGGAAAAGTAAGAGAGGAGATAAAGGAGCTTTTAAGGAAACTTGGCGAAAAATATGAAATAGTCGTTCTAAGCTCCGATACATTTGGAAATCTGGAAGACGAGTTTAAGGGCATGAAGATTAAAATAGAGAAGGTCAAAGATGGCAACGAAAAGCTTCAGAAAGCATTAAAATATGAACCCTACATTGGAGTTGGCAACGGCAATAACGACGTCAGAATGCTTGAGAATGCCGAGCTTGCCATATGCGTAATAGGGGAAGAAGGAGCCAGCGTCGAGGCATTGCTGGCAAGTGATATAGTGGTTAAGGACGTTAGAGATGCTATTAACCTGCTGCTAAATGAGAAAAGGTTAACAGCAACGCTTAGGGGTTGAGGAGTTTAGTTAACTGTACAACGATTCCGGAAAGTTAAAAGGTAATAAGGGGTAGTTAATAGAGGCGGATGATGAGAAACTCTGGCGGAGTGATGAAGAACCCTATGAGCGCTGACGCTTCTTCCCTTTCTTTTTAGGAAGCAGTCTAACCTTACTCCCGCAGTCGGGGCATATGTCTTCTGGCGGTTGAGTTTCGAACTTTCTCCCACAGCCAATGCAGACGTAGCGCCATTTTATGACCTCCTTTATTCCACGCTTCAGCGTTCTAAACTTTAAGCCAAGAAGGGTTGCAATGTTTTGAAGGTTGTAGTCATCGGTAAAAATCTCTCCCCTGAGTTCATGGGCTAAGGCCAAGATTTCAATATCCGCTTCGCTTAACTCTCCAAGCTCCCCGCTCTCTAAAGCTTTCTTCTTAACAGCCTCTATGCCCTCCCTTGAGGGAACGAGAACCTTAACCTTTCCCGCACTAATCAAGCTTTCAACGAATACCCTGGATTCCGGGTCTTTAATCTCTTCAAGCACCTTTGGACTTGTGACCCCTTCAACATCGACCCCTTGAAGGAATATTGAAGCATCTATAACAAGCATGATGTGCGATTGGAAAAAAGGGTTAAAGGGTTATCGCCCTATTACTGGATGGTGAAAACAATGAGAATAGACCTCAACTCTGACCTCGGTGAAAGCTTTGGGAGGTACAAGCTTGGGCTTGATGAAGAGGTTATGAAGTACATAACATCGGCAAACGTTGCATGCGGCTGGCATGCCGGTGATCCGGTGGTAATGAGAAAAACTGTAAAGCTTGCAAAAGAGCTGAACGTTGCCGTCGGAGCTCACCCAGGTTATCCAGACTTAATGGGTTTTGGAAGGAGGTACATGGACATAACGCGGGAAGAGGCAAGGAATTACATCCTCTACCAGATTGGGGCATTATATGCGTTTGTGAAGGCCGAAGGGCTGGAGCTCCAGCATGTTAAGCCCCATGGGGCACTTTACAATGCACTCGTTAAGGACGAAGGGCTTGCAAGGGGAGTCTTAGAGGGAATAGCAGATTTCAACAAGAGGCTTATTTTCGTTGGGCTCTCAATGTCAAAGCCATTGGAGATTGCAGAAGAGATGGGGCTAAAGGTGGCCCATGAGGTATTTGCTGACAGAGCCTATAATCCAGACGGCACACTTGTCTCAAGAAGAAAACCCGGAGCGGTCATTCACGATAAGGAGCTGATAGCGGAGAGGGTAATCTCAATGGTCAAAGACGGGGGCGTTAAGGCAATTAACGGCGAATGGGTTGAGCTCAAAGCGGACACAATCTGCGTCCATGGAGATAATCCTCAAGCTGTTGAGATAACAGCGTACATAAGAAAGCGCCTTGAGGAAGAGGGGATAAAGGTTGTTCCCATGAGGGAGTTTATTTAGACCCTTGGAAAGTTTAATAATGAACCAACAATGTCCACGGGAAGGGACATGCCGAACATCGTTGATGCCTCAAAGGAATTTTTGCTAAAAATCTTGAAGGAAGGGACATACAATGGACTAACGGCTGTAACCTACAACACAAGGCATTTTGAAAAAGGTCTCTGGGAGGAATCCCAAAATCTGACTGTAGGTGATTTCTATGTTTCCAATTTTTAAACCGGCTGGCGATTCAGCCATAGCAATAATTTTTGGCGATGAGATAGATGAAAATGTTAATAAAAAAGTCCATGCCGTTGCGGAAGCAATTGAAGAAGCAGCTCCAGAGTGGCTCATTGAAGTTGTGCCCACTTACACAAGCGTTTATATCTACTATGATCCCCTCAAAATCTCATACTCTGAAGTTCTCGAGGCCGTAAAGCCTTTCCTTTCTGCGGAGCCCAGAGAGGAGGAAAAGAGAATCATCGAGATACCTGTTGCCTACGGAGGAGAATTCGGCCCGGACATAGAGTTCGTTGCGAAGTACAATGGACTAACGGTTGAGGAGGTCATTGAGATACACTCAAAGCCCCTCTACAGAGTTTATATGCTTGGATTTCTCCCGGGGTTTGCATATCTTGGCGGGATGGACGAGAGAATTGCAACACCAAGGCTTGAGAAGCCTCGCTTAAAAGTTCCAGCCGGGAGTGTGGGCATAGCTGGGAAGCAAACGGGATGGTATGCCATAGAAAGCCCGGGGGGATGGCGTTTAATTGGAAGAACACCCCTGAAAACTTTTGATCCTTCTAAAAGCCCGCCAAGTATAGTAAGGGCTGGGGACTACGTTAAGTTTAAGCCTATAAGTGAGGGGGAGTTCTGGGAGATTTATAAGCAAGAATGGGGCGAGAGCGATGATAGAGCTTGTTAACGTTCCTTCGCCAATGACAATCCAGGACTTGGGAAGGACAGGTTATCAAAAGTTCGGAGTGCCGGTAAGCGGGGTTATGGATGAGGTCTCTGCCAGATTGGCAAACTATCTCGTGGGGAATGGGGACAATGCTCCTCTGCTTGAATTCGTCCTGAGGGGACCAACCATAAGGTTTCACTCTTCAGCCGTTTTCGCCGTAAGCGGGGATGTTGATGCAAAACTAAACGGTATTCCCATTAACCCATGGGAGAGCCATTGGGCAAGGAGGGGCGATGTGTTGGAGGTAGGAACTCTAAAAAGTGGCATGTACGGCTACATAGCCTTTGCCGGAGGAATAAAATGTGAACCGATTCTTGGCAGCTGCTCCACCTATATGAGGGCTAAATTTGGAAAAGCACTCAAAAGTGGGGATGTCCTGAGGCTTGGATATGCTCCGCTACCGGAAAGAGAGGGAAAGAAGCTTCCGAAGGAATTAATCCCCAAATATTCGAACGAGAGTGAAGTTATGGTGATTTTAGGGCCCCAAGAGGAGCACTTCACAGAGGAGGGCATTAAAACATTCCTGAGCTCAACTTATGAAGTAACATCTGAGTCCGATAGGATGGGATACCGTTTAGAGGGTCCAGTAATAGAGCACTTGGAAAGAGGTGCCGATATAATCACCGATGCCATCCCCCCTGGGTCTATTCAAGTCCCAAAAAGCGGCAAGCCGATAATAATGCTCGCTGACAGACAAACAACTGGAGGATATGCAAAGATTGGGATCGTGGCAAAGGTGGATATTCCAAGGGTAGCTCAAACAAGGCCGGGAGGAAAGCTCAAATTTAGAGCAGTTAGCGTTGAAGAAGCTCAGGAGGCTTTGAGAAGACGCGAGGTAACGCTGGAGGCCGTAAAGATGTTCCTCCTCGGGAAGCTGAGGGCTTACAAATTGAAGGTGTTTGGAGAAGAGCTAATAGCCTTCACAAAAGTAGAAAAGAAGAGGTAGTCACTCTTTTTCCCGCATAACACGGACAAGTTTGTATTTTTTCCCATTACATTCAAAATCCCCGAGAATTTCAAGAATTTTGACACTGTCACCTTCAAAAAGCCCTTCGGGTCTAACGAGGTTTTGCTTCTCCGGATCACTGCAATCCACAAAGCTCAGCTTTATCTTAGATCCCACTATAGCTATTCTTGGCTCTATTGCTATTTCTATTGCCGGTTCCACTACTTCTACCACCCTTACTTTCCCCTCGTGGAGAGGACAGGAGTGCTCTATGTTTCTGACCCTTACAACTTTGTACCTCCTTCCAGGTTCGAGGTTACCTACGCAGACCCTTGCCAATCTGCAGCTTTTACATGGATCTGCTGGGCCGTAATAGATGAACTCTACCCCGGGTTTTGCAAGCTTTTCTCCAACCAGCGTGATTACCATTTTAACACCTCCTATGAAGGATGATCATATTACACCTGTTATTTTAGCCGCTTTCTCAGCCGCTTCCCTTGTGAGGCCATCTTTACCCAAAATCGTGTACCTCTCGGGCCTAATTGTGTGGGCTATTGTTAATGCTTCCACAATGTACTCCGGATCAATCCCCAACTCGTATGCATTAGTAGGTGCCCCAACCCTCTTTAAGGTTTCCCTAATCTTCTGCCACTTAAGGCCATGCAGATAAGCCATTATTATTGTTCCTACCCCACACTGCTCTCCATGAAGGGCAGGCTTTGGAGCTATTGCATCCAACGCATGGCTGAAGAGATGCTCCGCACCGCTTGCGGGTCTGGAGGAGCCGGCAATGCTCATTGCCACACCGCTTGATATCAATCCCTTTATCACCTTTCTCACACTTTCTTCATTGCCCAGTCGTATGATATTGGCGTTTTTGATAACCATCTTTGCGCTCATAAGAGAAAGCGAAGCAGCGTATTCACTGAAGTATTCCCCTTTGATCTTATGGGCCAGCTCCCAGTCCTTTACCGCTGTGAGGTTGCTTATCATATCCCCAACTCCAGCCGCGAGATACCTATAGGGAGCCGTTTTTATGACCTCCACATCCGCAATAATCGCTACGGGAGGACGGGCTTTTACTGAGGTTTTGGTGCCGAGGTCCTTTATTGAAGCGTTTGCACTCGCTATGCCATCGTGAGAAGCAGTTGTAGGAAAGCTTATGAAGGGAACATCGGCCTTAAAAGAAGCCAGCTTTGCTACATCTATTATGCTCCCTCCCCCAACACCGATAACCCAGTTTATGCCTTCATTCCCTATCACGTTGAGGGTCTTTTCAACTTCCTTCATTGAAGCTTCCTTCACCGTCAAGCTCTTTACATCAAAAAAATCCTTTAAGTGCTTCTCCACATCTTTTCCAGCAATTTCTTTTGTTTTTGGACCATAAAGAATTAGAGCCTTTTCACCCAATTTAAGTCGCTTGGCAACTTGGCCAACCTTATCCTTAAGGTTTTCGCCAAGAAGAACCTCCCTTGGTAGCTCCATTAAATGCATGATCATCCCCCTTCTATTCTTCTCCCTCGGAGCTTAAAAAATAATTGGAGGAAAAAGTTTTAACTTATCCCGGAATATTCCTTGCGGGTGATTAAATGGGCATCGGAGAGGTCTTTCAGAGATATTTCATAGACCCAATAAGGTATAATCAAGGCTACAACGTTGTAAACACCCTCACTTATGCAATAATTCTTGGATTGGCGGCGCTTGGAGTGTATAGAGTTCTCAAAAAACTCGGTATAGAATATGACAATGCATTCTTTAGGGCTTTAATCCCTTACATGATTCTGGGTGCCTTTGGGAGGGCCCTTACAGATGCGACGATAATCCCCAGAACTTATCTCACAGTTACGCCGGGCATATATTTTCTCGTGTTTGCAATAACCTTCTCCGCTCTTTTAATAACGCATAAATTCTTCGAAGACTGGAGAAAAGTTTTCCTTTACTTTGGATGGGTTCTCGTTGGGGGAGAAGTTCTGCTCCTGGTTTTTAATCTGGACAAGGTAAGCTTTAACTTCGAAGTTTTAAAGTACTTCATACCATTTGTATCCTTGGCACTATCCTTGATATACCTCCTTTCCAAGAGGATAAGGCTCGTGAGAGAAAACTACTACCTTTTCTATGCCCACTTCTACGACGCAACGACGACTTTCGTGGGGGTTGATTTTCTCGGCTACTGGGAGCAGCACGTGCTGCCAAGGTACCTCATGGGGCTAACCGGAACTGCCGCAGTTATGTACCTTTTGAAGTTTTCCGTTTTAATGGTCGCCCTCTACCTGATGGAAGAGCTTCAGGAGAGCGAAAGTGAGAAGGAGCTTATGGATTTTATAAAGATGGTAATGTTTATCCTCGGCTTTGCCCCTGGAACGAGAAACCTTCTGAGAATGCTTATGGGGGTTTAGATATGCATGAATGGAATGAGATAGCCCTAAATCTCGCAAAGGATATTGAAAGAGAAGTAATGCCTCTCTTTGGGACAAAAAAAGCCGGAGAATTCATCGGGTTTAGCCCGAGTGGTGACAAAACTAAACTCGTAGATAAAGTTGCAGAAGATGTCGTTCTGGAGTACCTTAGACCCCTCGGCATAAACGTGGTGAGTGAAGAGATAGGGAACATAGAGGCTGGAAGTGAATACACTATTGTCGTTGACCCCATCGATGGTTCTTTCAACTTTATCCAAGGCATCCCTATCTTTGGATTCAGCTTTGCAGTTTTCAAAAATGAAAAACCCTCCTATGCTATGATCTACGAGTTCATCACAAAGAACGTTTATGAAGGAATTCCCGGTGAGGGAGCCTATTTAAACGGGGAAAGGATACGAGTTAGGCATTTAAATGAAAATTCCATCTCAATAAGCTTCTACACAAGAGGTAGGGGAGCAGAGCTCGTTGAGAAAGTTAAGAGAACAAGGGTTTTAGGTGCCATAGCAGTTGAACTTGCCTATCTCGCTAGGGGCTCTCTGGACGGTGTAATAGACATAAGGAATTATGTAAGGCCGACAGACATAGCTGCTGGCTATGTAATAGCAAAGGAAGCTGGAGCTATTATAACCGACGATAGCGGAGAGGAAATAAAGTTTAGATTAGATGCGAGGGAAAAGCTCAACATAATAGCGGTAAATGATAAGAGACTCCTTGAGCTCGTACTTGAAGTTATTTAATAAACGGCGAAAGATTTAAAAACAAAGCACAAAGATGTATATGCGGAAGTGCCGGGGTGGCTCAGCCTGGTCAGAGCGCCCGGCTCATAGGGCCGCTCCCCTTCGGGGGAGCCTGGGAAACCGGGAGGTCGCGGGTTCAAAGCCCGCCCCCGGCACCATTAGAATTTTTCTTGGTGTTCTCATGCTCCTCACAAATCACGCAAAGGAGAGGATAATCAAACGCCTTTCAAAAAGCAGAAGATATGAAAGAATTTACTCCGCTCTTCTGGATTTCCTTAAAGGAACAGAAAAAATTGAAGTTAACGATAGGATCGTTATATTCACGGATAAAAGAAAGTCCCTCGTGTGCTCCAAACTGGAATGGAGGAAACTCCCTACTGAAGAAATTTTTGGGAAAGTCGAAGACATTGAAGAAGCTTACGAGTGCGTATTTTGGGGAGACAAAAAAATTGTAAGGAAAACTACTCCGCGGAAGTTTTTAAGCGAAATTCCTGATGGCAGCTTTTACTTCTACATAAACAGGGAGAAGAGAGTTATCTATGTGGGGGAAGAAGAACCTTTGCTTGCCATAACATTCAGGCCCGCAAAAAGGAAAGAAAGGGACTACGTTGGAATTACAAATATCTCCCCAAAGGGTTCCTCTTGAATAAGCTCGACCTTCCCCATGTTTGCTAAAAACAGCAAGTAAAGGAATGTTCTCGCTATTATCTTAGGGGTTGGGTCAAATATCAGCTCCCAGAAGGATATTTTCTCCTTTGTTTCTTCGTAGAGCTCTTTGACTATTGCATAAAGCCTGTTCACGTGCTTCTCTATGTCCACCCTGAAGTCATCAACAACGAATATTTCCTCTTCAATATCAACTTTCTTTTTCATACTGGGTTTTTTCTTTTCCGCCTCTTCCAGTGCATCCATGAGGGCCTCAATGAGATCATCAAGGGTATAATAGCGCTCCACCCTTCTCAGCGGTGGCACGTAAGGTTCCACTTCAACCCTTATCCTTTCTTCCTCATTCTCTTCTTCCTCTTCCTCATTGCCGTAAAGCAGAGCTTCGGTTTTCATCCTAAGGAGGATGG
The Thermococcus sp. 2319x1 DNA segment above includes these coding regions:
- a CDS encoding bifunctional fructose-bisphosphatase/inositol-phosphate phosphatase is translated as MHEWNEIALNLAKDIEREVMPLFGTKKAGEFIGFSPSGDKTKLVDKVAEDVVLEYLRPLGINVVSEEIGNIEAGSEYTIVVDPIDGSFNFIQGIPIFGFSFAVFKNEKPSYAMIYEFITKNVYEGIPGEGAYLNGERIRVRHLNENSISISFYTRGRGAELVEKVKRTRVLGAIAVELAYLARGSLDGVIDIRNYVRPTDIAAGYVIAKEAGAIITDDSGEEIKFRLDAREKLNIIAVNDKRLLELVLEVI
- a CDS encoding DUF63 family protein, yielding MGIGEVFQRYFIDPIRYNQGYNVVNTLTYAIILGLAALGVYRVLKKLGIEYDNAFFRALIPYMILGAFGRALTDATIIPRTYLTVTPGIYFLVFAITFSALLITHKFFEDWRKVFLYFGWVLVGGEVLLLVFNLDKVSFNFEVLKYFIPFVSLALSLIYLLSKRIRLVRENYYLFYAHFYDATTTFVGVDFLGYWEQHVLPRYLMGLTGTAAVMYLLKFSVLMVALYLMEELQESESEKELMDFIKMVMFILGFAPGTRNLLRMLMGV
- a CDS encoding NAD(P)-dependent glycerol-1-phosphate dehydrogenase, which gives rise to MHLMELPREVLLGENLKDKVGQVAKRLKLGEKALILYGPKTKEIAGKDVEKHLKDFFDVKSLTVKEASMKEVEKTLNVIGNEGINWVIGVGGGSIIDVAKLASFKADVPFISFPTTASHDGIASANASIKDLGTKTSVKARPPVAIIADVEVIKTAPYRYLAAGVGDMISNLTAVKDWELAHKIKGEYFSEYAASLSLMSAKMVIKNANIIRLGNEESVRKVIKGLISSGVAMSIAGSSRPASGAEHLFSHALDAIAPKPALHGEQCGVGTIIMAYLHGLKWQKIRETLKRVGAPTNAYELGIDPEYIVEALTIAHTIRPERYTILGKDGLTREAAEKAAKITGVI
- a CDS encoding ScpA family protein, whose protein sequence is MEQRREEEITPIDILLQLVTMGKVNPWNIDIVDLTEKYIERIREMQDLDLRISARAILAASILLRMKTEALLYGNEEEEEENEEERIRVEVEPYVPPLRRVERYYTLDDLIEALMDALEEAEKKKPSMKKKVDIEEEIFVVDDFRVDIEKHVNRLYAIVKELYEETKEKISFWELIFDPTPKIIARTFLYLLFLANMGKVELIQEEPFGEIFVIPT